One Halichondria panicea chromosome 3, odHalPani1.1, whole genome shotgun sequence genomic region harbors:
- the LOC135333620 gene encoding mitochondrial inner membrane protein OXA1L-like isoform X1 produces MKKLKSIFHPRGVFRIRMSCTTVFRGSLAQRWIPCQSHKYLLSQAGTTRVDLRCNHSKTQSRTLGTFGRRTIYKSQHQGTTSISAISGYSLYNALPHYQQFSSSSVTLNKAATNELVTTVITTPTVPLAVDPASVNTSDVLETSAHGQWASDAALVSTGDDLSSLGLGGYSPIGLIQLSMEWIHLHTGMPWWASIITCTIILRTALLPIAIKMQANTARMNNIKPETEKLMAKIKHHNRFGQHNLTAIANKKLLDLYREHKCSPLKLALTPFVQIPIFISFFIALRRMAAAPVESMKTGGTLWFTDLTQHDPYYVLPFISCGLLLATIEMGGEAGVSNPQMEKMKTFFRAFTILLIPITAQFPTGLFMYWLPSSIYSIAQILLLKLPPVKSRLGIPDTITTPSHTKTAASSKGFFQMVKDNYRSANVDNEAKTKKASARKRYNQLLKDKSPKLYDKPPHLRQS; encoded by the exons ATGAAGAAATTGAAATCCATTTTTCACCCACGTGGTGTTTTTAGGATCAGAATGAGTTGTACTACAGTTTTCAGAGGGAGTCTTGCTCAAAGATGGATACCCTGTCAGTCACATAAGTACTTGTTGTCACAAGCTGGAACTACCAGAGTGGATCTGAGATGTAATCACAGCAAAACTCAATCTAGAACCTTGGGGACATTTGGTAGAAGAACGATCTACAAATCACAGCACCAGGGGACAACCTCCATCTCTGCCATTTCTGGCTACTCTCTGTATAACGCTTTACCCCATTATCAACAGTTCAGCTCATCATCTGTGACACTCAACAAAGCAGCAACGAATGAGTTGGTCACCACAGTAATAACCACCCCCACTGTCCCCCTTGCAGTTGACCCAGCCTCTGTCAACACCTCAGACGTTCTCGAGACCTCTGCACATGGTCAGTGGGCCAGCGATGCTGCTCTAGTCTCTACAGGGGATGATCTGTCCAGTCTTGGCCTGGGAGGTTACTCTCCTATTGGTCTGATACAGTTGTCCATGGAGTGGATCCACTTACACACAGGCATGCCATGGTGGGCCTCGATTATTACCTGTACTATAATTTTGAGAACAGCACTGTTGCCAATAGCAATAAAAATGCAAGCCAATACGGCCCGGATGAACAATATCAAACCTGAAACTGAAAAACTGATGGCTAAGATAAAACATCACAATCGCTTTGGACAACACAATCTAACGGCCATTGCAAACAAGAAATTGCTGGACTTGTATCGAGAGCACAAATGTAGTCCACTCAAGTTGGCCCTCACTCCGTTCGTCCAGATCCCCATCTTCATCTCCTTCTTTATTGCCCTGCGCCGGATGGCCGCTGCACCTGTAGAGAGCATGAAGACAGGAGGTACTCTGTGGTTTACTGACCTCACCCAACATGACCCCTATTACGTCCTGCCGTTTATCTCCTGTGGACTACTGTTGGCTACCATcgag ATGGGAGGGGAGGCTGGAGTTAGCAACCCTCAAATGGAGAAGATGAAGACATTCTTTAGAGCGTTCACCATCTTGTTGATACCCATCACTGCACAGTTCCCCACG GGTCTGTTCATGTACTGGCTCCCCTCGTCGATCTATTCCATTGCTCAGATCCTCCTGCTCAAGTTGCCACCTGTCAAGTCCCGACTGGGCATACCTGACACCATCACCACTCCCTCCCACACTAAGACAGCTGCCAGCAGCAAGGGATTCTTCCAGATGGTCAAAGACA